In Paenibacillus phoenicis, one genomic interval encodes:
- the cas8c gene encoding type I-C CRISPR-associated protein Cas8c/Csd1, with the protein MSWLLHLYETYEANLDQVGKTVKKRDREYTLLPVSHTTQNAHIEVTIDEDGDFLEARVLEKESTLIPCTEESASRSGSKVAPYPLHDKLSYVAGDFVKYGGQIKNPDEVPFDKYIRNLEEWANSPYATEKLKCIYTYLRKGRLIEDLVAAKIIRLDENQHLIEKWDEKYTAKFGEKPPIFSSGAAETSSAFIRFNVLSPDSPEEVWKDQAMFDSFIAFYNQKLGETDVCFVTGEMRPSTERHANKIRHAADKAKLISANDNSGFTFRGRFKTSKEAVSISYEVSQKAHNALKWLIHRQGKTMDERVFLVWGNDNDPVPNTDEDIVDMMRHSGREIEREPDTDKPYADQVRRAIDGFRNDLTYQAEVNILVLDSATTGRMAVLYYRHLNKELYLNRLEEWHNSCAWEHRYRKEEEQLITFYGAPATKDIAFAAYGPRASEKIIKGTMERMIPCIVDRRAVPRDIVRSAFHRASNPVSMERWDWEKTLSIACALIRKMLLEKGEEWNVPLNTESRERSYLFGRLLAVADVLERGALGKDETRSTNAIRYMNSYAQNPGRTWKTIQASLQPYQAKLGTKATYLSRMIDEIADQFEEGDFNNAPLTEQYLLGFYSQRRELYKKKEEDTNE; encoded by the coding sequence ATGAGTTGGCTGCTCCACCTGTATGAAACGTATGAGGCTAATCTGGATCAAGTCGGGAAAACGGTAAAAAAACGCGACCGAGAATACACCCTGCTGCCGGTTTCACATACAACCCAGAATGCTCACATTGAAGTTACGATCGATGAAGACGGGGACTTTCTTGAAGCCAGAGTGTTGGAGAAGGAGAGCACCTTAATTCCCTGTACAGAGGAATCAGCCAGTCGGTCAGGCTCTAAGGTCGCACCTTACCCGTTACACGATAAGCTTAGTTATGTCGCTGGCGACTTCGTGAAGTATGGCGGGCAGATCAAAAATCCGGATGAAGTACCTTTTGACAAGTACATCCGCAACTTGGAGGAATGGGCCAATTCGCCCTATGCCACAGAGAAATTGAAATGTATTTATACGTATTTGCGCAAGGGGCGGTTAATCGAGGACCTGGTCGCCGCCAAAATCATCAGGCTTGATGAGAACCAGCATCTGATCGAGAAATGGGATGAGAAATATACGGCTAAGTTCGGGGAAAAGCCGCCCATTTTCTCAAGCGGGGCTGCGGAGACATCCAGTGCTTTTATCAGATTTAATGTGCTCTCCCCTGATTCACCCGAAGAAGTATGGAAAGATCAGGCGATGTTTGATTCATTTATTGCCTTTTATAATCAGAAGCTGGGAGAAACGGACGTTTGTTTCGTTACAGGAGAAATGCGTCCGAGTACGGAACGGCATGCGAACAAAATTCGTCATGCAGCTGATAAAGCCAAGTTAATTTCTGCGAATGACAATTCGGGCTTCACCTTTAGAGGACGCTTCAAAACAAGCAAGGAAGCGGTATCCATCAGTTATGAGGTATCGCAGAAAGCGCACAATGCCTTGAAGTGGTTGATTCACCGTCAGGGGAAAACGATGGATGAACGCGTCTTTCTAGTGTGGGGCAACGATAACGATCCCGTTCCGAATACCGATGAGGATATTGTGGACATGATGCGTCATTCGGGCCGGGAAATCGAAAGAGAACCGGATACGGACAAGCCTTATGCTGATCAGGTTAGACGGGCAATCGACGGGTTTCGGAATGATCTGACGTATCAAGCAGAGGTGAATATTCTCGTTCTGGACTCGGCAACGACCGGCCGGATGGCGGTGCTTTACTATCGTCATCTGAATAAGGAGCTGTATTTGAATCGTCTGGAAGAGTGGCATAACTCTTGTGCCTGGGAGCACCGCTACCGCAAGGAAGAAGAGCAGCTTATCACTTTTTATGGAGCGCCGGCAACGAAGGATATTGCATTTGCTGCTTATGGTCCCAGAGCAAGTGAGAAGATCATCAAAGGGACGATGGAACGGATGATTCCTTGTATTGTCGATAGACGTGCAGTCCCTAGAGATATTGTCAGAAGCGCCTTCCACCGGGCTTCCAATCCAGTATCAATGGAACGTTGGGATTGGGAGAAGACGTTAAGCATCGCATGCGCATTGATTCGAAAAATGCTGTTGGAAAAAGGGGAGGAATGGAACGTGCCGCTGAACACCGAATCCAGGGAACGGAGTTATCTGTTTGGCCGATTGTTGGCTGTGGCGGATGTGCTTGAACGAGGAGCACTTGGCAAAGACGAGACAAGGTCTACCAATGCGATTCGTTATATGAACTCGTATGCCCAGAATCCGGGTCGAACCTGGAAGACAATTCAGGCCAGCCTTCAGCCTTATCAAGCCAAGCTGGGAACGAAAGCGACCTATTTATCCAGGATGATTGATGAAATCGCCGATCAATTTGAGGAAGGAGATTTCAATAATGCTCCTTTAACAGAGCAATATTTGCTTGGATTCTACAGTCAACGCCGTGAACTTTATAAGAAAAAAGAGGAGGATACAAACGAATGA
- the cas7c gene encoding type I-C CRISPR-associated protein Cas7/Csd2: MSTLDHKIDFAVILSVTKANPNGDPLNGNRPRQNYDGHGEISDVAIKRKIRNRLLDMGEKIFVQSDDRKVDDFKSLRERADAHPELAKMLKSKNASADEFAKLACQEWIDVRSFGQVFAFKGSELSVGVRGPVSIHTATSIDPIDIVSTQITKSVNSVTGDKRSSDTMGMKHRVDFGVYLFKGSINTQLAEKTGFTEEDAEKIKQALITLFENDSSSARPDGSMEVHKVYWWNHSSKLGQYSSAKVHRSLKVYSTTPEPKRFEDYTIELEELDGLNVEVINGR; the protein is encoded by the coding sequence ATGAGCACGCTTGATCATAAAATCGATTTTGCTGTGATTTTGTCTGTGACAAAAGCCAATCCAAACGGGGACCCTCTGAATGGTAACCGACCACGCCAAAATTACGACGGCCACGGAGAAATCTCCGATGTGGCTATTAAGCGTAAAATCCGCAATCGCTTGCTGGATATGGGAGAAAAGATTTTTGTTCAGTCGGATGACAGAAAAGTGGATGATTTCAAAAGTTTGCGTGAACGTGCGGATGCCCATCCGGAGCTGGCAAAGATGCTGAAAAGTAAAAATGCATCGGCCGACGAGTTTGCCAAGCTGGCTTGCCAGGAGTGGATCGATGTACGCAGTTTTGGACAAGTTTTCGCTTTTAAAGGTTCCGAGCTGTCTGTAGGCGTTCGCGGTCCTGTTTCCATTCATACCGCTACAAGTATTGATCCGATTGACATTGTCAGCACCCAGATTACCAAAAGCGTTAACTCCGTAACAGGGGACAAACGCAGCTCCGATACGATGGGAATGAAGCATCGTGTAGATTTTGGCGTGTATCTGTTCAAGGGCAGCATTAATACGCAACTTGCGGAGAAGACAGGTTTTACCGAAGAAGATGCAGAGAAGATTAAGCAGGCGCTGATCACGCTTTTTGAAAATGACAGTTCTTCTGCCCGGCCGGACGGCAGTATGGAAGTCCATAAGGTATATTGGTGGAATCATTCCTCCAAGCTGGGGCAATATTCTTCGGCCAAAGTGCACCGGTCTTTAAAAGTATACTCTACAACTCCTGAACCCAAACGATTTGAGGATTATACGATTGAACTTGAGGAACTCGATGGCTTGAATGTCGAGGTTATTAATGGTCGTTAA
- the cas4 gene encoding CRISPR-associated protein Cas4 has translation MVVNDEDCYLMLSGLQHFQFCKRQWALIHIEQQWDENVRTIEGQHLHQKADQPFIREKRGDKLIVRAMPIQSTELQLSGICDVVEFVQDPEGVEVAGAEGTYKVYPVEYKRGKPKKGDEDIIQLAAQAMCLEEMMLCRVDTGYIFYNEIKHRVEVLIHDRLRDQVRQMAAEMHHYYDKRHTPKVKTGPFCKNCSLQHTCVPHLMHKRSVQSYIEGRLSD, from the coding sequence ATGGTCGTTAATGATGAGGATTGCTATTTGATGTTGTCAGGGCTCCAGCATTTCCAATTTTGTAAACGTCAGTGGGCCCTGATTCATATCGAACAACAGTGGGATGAAAATGTCAGAACCATCGAAGGGCAGCATTTACATCAAAAGGCGGATCAGCCGTTTATCCGGGAAAAGCGTGGAGACAAGTTAATCGTTCGCGCGATGCCGATTCAGTCAACGGAACTGCAATTAAGCGGAATCTGTGATGTTGTCGAATTTGTTCAAGACCCTGAAGGGGTTGAAGTGGCGGGAGCGGAAGGCACTTATAAAGTCTATCCTGTCGAGTATAAGCGGGGGAAGCCGAAGAAAGGTGATGAAGACATCATCCAGCTCGCAGCCCAAGCGATGTGCCTGGAAGAGATGATGCTATGCCGTGTGGACACAGGGTACATATTCTACAACGAAATCAAGCATCGTGTTGAAGTGCTGATTCATGACAGGCTGCGGGATCAAGTAAGACAAATGGCTGCAGAAATGCATCATTATTACGATAAACGCCATACGCCGAAGGTAAAGACGGGACCTTTTTGCAAAAATTGTTCGCTGCAGCATACCTGTGTGCCCCATTTAATGCACAAACGCTCGGTCCAAAGCTACATCGAAGGGAGGCTGAGTGATTGA